The Campylobacter sp. CN_NE2 region TTATTTTTCCTTAAAGTAAAATTTTGCGTGAATTGTAGCATAATTTAAGCTTAAATTCAAGGAAATTTAAAAAAAATTTAATAAATCGTTTCTAACTCAACGCCAACGACGGCATTTGGGAGTATTTTAGGCTTTAAAATTTTCATATAAAAATATTTTAGAGTTGGAAATTTTTCTTTAAATTTGACTTTGCAAAAATTTAAAGCATCTTCAATCAACTCAAATTTTTGCTCTTTGAAAATTTTTTCAAGTTCGGCGCAGATTTTAGCATAATCAATAAATTCATCGGCTTCAAATTTAGCGCAAATTCGCACAAGTTGTGGCAAATTTCGCTCAAAATCCAAAATTCCGATAATACACTCAAACTCCAAATTTTCAATCAAAATTCTCATATAACTCTCTTCTCTTCGCCTTTGATTAAACGCACGATATTTGGAATATGCTTATAAATAATGATAAAGATTATTATAAAAACAGGCGCGTGAGTGTTGATATGTGGCATTTGTGGGTGAATTATATACATCGCAATCACAAGTGCGATTATAGCGATAAATGAAGCCACGCTTGAAATTTTAATCGTCTTTCCGCTTATAAACCATGCGATAACGGCAATTAGCAATTCAAGCGGTATAAAAATCGCCAAAACTCCTGCCGCAGTTGCCACGCCTTTTCCGCCCTCAAAGCCCAAATACGGCGAAAAACAATGCCCCAAAACGGCAAAAACAGCCATCGCCCAAAGCACATTTGGATCAAATCCTAAAAATTTAGCTATCAAAATCGGCACGACGCCTTTTAAAACATCGCAAACTATCGTTAAAATCGCAAGTTTTTTCGCCTTTTTTGGATTTTGTTCTTTTAAGACCCTTAAAACATTTGTAGCGCCGATACTACCGCTTCCGCTTTCTTTGATATTTACACCTGCAAGGTATTTGCCTATCAAAAGTCCGCTTGGAATCGCCCCTATAAGATAAGCCGTCAAATAGCACCAAACATTATGGCTTAAAAAAATGTTTTTTAATATCGTAAATAGCGTAATTTCCATTTTTTCCCTTTAAATTTAAAAGCGAGATTATATCCCAAATTCGCTTAACCTTTCCATACCAAAACGATTTTTTCGTTAAAAATATCTGTTTTTTTAGGCGCGATCTCTTTTTCGTCGATTTTCACACTTTTGACATCATATTGTTCTTTTAAATTTGCGATTTCATCTTCGCATTTTTGCGTCATTTCATCAAGTTCATTTAGCAAAATTTGCAAATTTTCTTCTGCATTTTTGACCTGATTTCGCTCAGTTAGAACCCTACCTGCACTTTTTGCAGCGGTTACTGTTTTACCGATTTTTGTGGCTGCGCTACTGCGAGAGCCAAAAAGTCCGCCAAGCACAGCCGAACCGATACTCATAAGCGTATCGATGCCCTTGCTCGTAACATCGCTTTTTTCTTTGGCTACTCTTTCTTCTGCTCTGCGAATTTGCGTTTCAAGTCTGCCTTTTTGCGTGTTAAAGCGTTCTAAAATTTTCTCACTTTGCTCTTCTAAAATCTCATTTGTTTTATCACTCAAACGCACGAAAAATTCTTCCTTACTTTCGCCGAAATTTGAAGTTATGCCAAATGCACAATACCCAGTCATCTTTTCATTTCTATAAATAAATTCTTTCAAATCTCGCTCATAGTTTTTGAAATTTTTAGCCCCTGCTATAAAGCTTGGCAACTCGCTAAATTTAAGTCCGTCTTTTGGCTTGTCGCTTAAATTTCGCAAAATCTCACTACTTGCGTCGTCCCAATTAATCTCTTTTGCATTATACAAATCAAACAAAAGCCCGATTTCTTTGGTAAATTCGCCGTTTTTATCTGCAAATTTTACGCTTGCAGTAGCATAAAGATATGGGCTTACTTCATCACCGCCACTTAAATCATAAAATTCAGGAATTTCTGAGTTTATCACAGGTTTTACAGAGTTTGAACTTGCGTGAGTTTTTGGCGAATTTTGCTCCAAATTTGACTTTTTATCTTTCATCAAAAGCGAAATTTGATCATTACTAAGCGGTCCTTTTAGATAACTAAGCGCAAATCTCGTTCCTATCACACTTAGCTTGTCTTCGTTGATATTTTTAACCAAAAATTTTCGTTTGCCTAAATTTGATATAAGCTCATTTATTTCAGCCTTGTCTAAATTTGCATCAACGCCAGTTAGTCCTGAAATCACTCGCTCTTTATCTTGCGCTGTTTGAAGGCGTCCGATAAACCATGTGCCGATGTTTGAAAGACCTTTATAGTCCAAATCCACAGGGTTTTGCGTAGATAAAACGCAGCCCAAACCAAAAGCACGAGCCTGTTTAAGAAGTGTGAGCATCGGGTTTTTTGACGGCGGATTGCCTGTCGGCGGGAAAAAGCCGTAAATCTCGTCCATATACAAAATCGCCCTTAGTGAGCTAGTCCCCGTGGTCGTTCGCATCCAGTTTATTATCTCATTTAGCAAAAGTGTTACAAAAAACATTCTCTCGCTATCATTTAAATGCGAAATCGTAAAGACATTGCATTTTGCCTTGCCGTCCTTGTCAAAAAGCATTTTGCCGATTTGCAATTTTTCGCCTTGTAGCCACTGCGAAAATGACGCACTTGCGATTAGTGCGTTTATTTTCATAGCTAAATTCATGCGTTTATCGCTTGGGAAAAACGAATTTACATCAAAAACGCCGATTTTTTCAAACGGCGGATTTGCGATTTGCGTTATGAGCTCAGCGATACTTACGCCTTTTGAGTTTTTAAAATTTGTCAAAAAAATTGTTTGGATTAGCAAACTCTCAGGCGAGTTCATATCATCAGTTTTTAGCCCTACAAGCGACATAACGGCACTTGTGATTGATAAAATATAATTATTTAGGGCTTCATCATCTAAATCCCGTGGTGCTTCAAAATCGCTAAGCAAACTCACACCAAGCCCTGCGCTACTTTTTGGCGTGTAAATTCGCACTTCGGCACTTTCTTTAAAAAGTTTTACACGATCCAAATCTTGGTAAGAATTTTCAATTCCTTCACGCCACGAATTTGCAGTCGCACCAGCAAATTCGCTCACGCTTTGACCTTTGTTTGCTGCTTCATCTGGGTCAATGAAGGGCTCAAAATCGCTTGGTTGCATATTTGGAAAACTTAGAGCCAAATTTGTCAAATCGCCCTTTGGGTCGATGATGATTGAAGGGATATTGTCGATACAAGCTTCTTCTAAAAGCGTTACGCCAAGACCTGTTTTACCGCTTCCTGTCATTCCTATGATAAGTGCGTGGGTTGTTAGATCTTTGTTTTTATACAAATATGGCTCATCGCCCTCAGTGCCTAGATAAAATACTTTTAGATTTTCTTGTAGAGTTTTCATGGTTTTTCCTTAAATTCGCAAATTCAAACTTGTAATTATAACATTTCGTAATTTAATTTTAAATTTGATAGAATTGCCAAAAATTTTTTGGGAATTTTTATGTTAAAAGAGAAAATAAAAGCGAATAAAAGCGGAATTTTACTTTACGGAATCGTTCCGCCAAAAGCGAATTTAAGCACTAACGAAATAGAGCGAATTTCGCAAATTCATAAAAACCGCATTGAGAATTTAGGCATTGACGGGGTTGTGATTTATGATTTACAAGATGAAAGTGCTAGAACCGGCGAGAAACGGACATTTGAATTTATAAAAACGCTTGATCCACAAATTTATTATGAAGATTATTTAAAAACTAGCGTTGATAGCGTTATTTACAGGGCTGTGGGAAAATACAGCAAAGATGAATTAAAACAAATTTTATCAAATTCCGGTGCGAATTTAAGCGTTTTTGTAGGTGCTAGTTCAAAAAATCAAGAAATTTCTACACCGCTAAATGAAGCGTATAAAATCAAAAATGAGTTTGCTCCGAATTTGATTTTAGGTGGAATTTGCATACCCGAACGCCATGAGAAAAAACAAAACGAGCATTTAAAAGTAGCTCAAAAAAGTATCGCAGGGTGCGAATTTTTCATATCTCAGGCAGTTTATAACGCTGAAAATGCTAAAAATTTTATAGATGATTATGCAAAACTTAATGCAAAAAAAGTGCCGATAATCTTTACTTTTACACCGTGCGGAAGTCTAAAAACGCTTGAATTTATGAAATGGCTTGGCATTTCGGTGCCGTCATTTTTGGAAAATCGACTTAAAAACAGCGTTGATATTTTGCAAAGCTCGGTTGCGTTGTGCGCTGAAATGTTTGATTTTTTATATAAATACGCCCTTGCAAAAGGCGTAAGTGTGGGCGCAAATGTC contains the following coding sequences:
- a CDS encoding dihydroneopterin aldolase — translated: MRILIENLEFECIIGILDFERNLPQLVRICAKFEADEFIDYAKICAELEKIFKEQKFELIEDALNFCKVKFKEKFPTLKYFYMKILKPKILPNAVVGVELETIY
- the plsY gene encoding glycerol-3-phosphate 1-O-acyltransferase PlsY; the encoded protein is MEITLFTILKNIFLSHNVWCYLTAYLIGAIPSGLLIGKYLAGVNIKESGSGSIGATNVLRVLKEQNPKKAKKLAILTIVCDVLKGVVPILIAKFLGFDPNVLWAMAVFAVLGHCFSPYLGFEGGKGVATAAGVLAIFIPLELLIAVIAWFISGKTIKISSVASFIAIIALVIAMYIIHPQMPHINTHAPVFIIIFIIIYKHIPNIVRLIKGEEKRVI
- a CDS encoding ATP-binding protein, whose protein sequence is MKTLQENLKVFYLGTEGDEPYLYKNKDLTTHALIIGMTGSGKTGLGVTLLEEACIDNIPSIIIDPKGDLTNLALSFPNMQPSDFEPFIDPDEAANKGQSVSEFAGATANSWREGIENSYQDLDRVKLFKESAEVRIYTPKSSAGLGVSLLSDFEAPRDLDDEALNNYILSITSAVMSLVGLKTDDMNSPESLLIQTIFLTNFKNSKGVSIAELITQIANPPFEKIGVFDVNSFFPSDKRMNLAMKINALIASASFSQWLQGEKLQIGKMLFDKDGKAKCNVFTISHLNDSERMFFVTLLLNEIINWMRTTTGTSSLRAILYMDEIYGFFPPTGNPPSKNPMLTLLKQARAFGLGCVLSTQNPVDLDYKGLSNIGTWFIGRLQTAQDKERVISGLTGVDANLDKAEINELISNLGKRKFLVKNINEDKLSVIGTRFALSYLKGPLSNDQISLLMKDKKSNLEQNSPKTHASSNSVKPVINSEIPEFYDLSGGDEVSPYLYATASVKFADKNGEFTKEIGLLFDLYNAKEINWDDASSEILRNLSDKPKDGLKFSELPSFIAGAKNFKNYERDLKEFIYRNEKMTGYCAFGITSNFGESKEEFFVRLSDKTNEILEEQSEKILERFNTQKGRLETQIRRAEERVAKEKSDVTSKGIDTLMSIGSAVLGGLFGSRSSAATKIGKTVTAAKSAGRVLTERNQVKNAEENLQILLNELDEMTQKCEDEIANLKEQYDVKSVKIDEKEIAPKKTDIFNEKIVLVWKG
- a CDS encoding methylenetetrahydrofolate reductase, which gives rise to MLKEKIKANKSGILLYGIVPPKANLSTNEIERISQIHKNRIENLGIDGVVIYDLQDESARTGEKRTFEFIKTLDPQIYYEDYLKTSVDSVIYRAVGKYSKDELKQILSNSGANLSVFVGASSKNQEISTPLNEAYKIKNEFAPNLILGGICIPERHEKKQNEHLKVAQKSIAGCEFFISQAVYNAENAKNFIDDYAKLNAKKVPIIFTFTPCGSLKTLEFMKWLGISVPSFLENRLKNSVDILQSSVALCAEMFDFLYKYALAKGVSVGANVESVSTRKVEIEASLQLLKNIKKIIEKKENGI